GAACTGTGGAATGAGTTCGTGGTGCCGAATGATGGGGCCGGCGATGAGATGCGGGAAAAAACACACGTAGCAGGCAAAGTCGAGGAAGTCGTATTCCGCCGCCTGACCGCGCCGCACGTCGAGCAGGTAGGAGACCTGCTGGAAGGTGAAGAAACTGACCCCGAGCGGCAACACGATGGGCCACGGCGTGAACGGTTCGCCGAACAGTTCGAGCACGCTGGCGGCCAGGAAATTGGTGTATTTGAACACCGCCAGCACGCCGAGATTGAACGCGACGCCGCCCCAGATGAGGCCATCGCGGGGCGCGCGCCGGAAGGCCTGGGCGATGGACCAGTTGACGACGCCGGTGAACATGAGCAGCGGCAGGAAGCGCACGTCCCACCAGCTGTAGAACACCAGCGAGGAGATCAGCAGCACCCACAGGCGCGCGCGAGCGGTGGCCGCGAGGTGATAGGCCAGGGCCGTCAGCGGCAGGAAGACCAGCAGGAACAGTTGCGTGGTGAAGAGCATGGGCGCGCATCTTACCCTGTCGCGAGACGGGCTCACGCCTGTTGTGGCGCTGTCAGCTCATTGTCGCGCGGCCTGGGTCCCGCGCTGTGGGCGAGGAATGTCAGACTGAAGTCTGACCCACATGCAATTGCCTGTCCTTTGTGGGTCAGACTTCAGTCTGACATCGCGCCCCAACTCAGCGCCCGATGCAGTGGTAGGCGAAGCCCAGGTCTTCGAGCGTGGCGCGCTCGTAGACATTGCGCAGGTCGATGAACACCGCGCCCTTCAGCGCGCGCTTGACGCGGGCGAGATCCATGCCGCGATAGGCGTTCCATTCGGTCAGCACCACCACCGCGTCGGCGCCGGTGCAGACCTCATACATGTCGTCGCAGTAGTGCACGCCGCTCGGCAGGTACTGCTTCGCTTCGTGCATGCCCTGCGGATCGTGGGCGCGGATGCTGGCGCCCTTCTCCATCAAGGGCGGCAGGATCGACAACGCCGGCGCATCGCGCATGTCGTCGGTCTCGGGCTTGAAGGTCAGGCCCAGCACGCCGATGGTCTTGCCGGCCTCGGAGCCGCCCAGCGCTTCGCGGATTTTCTTGATCATGCGCGCCTTCTGCGCGGCATTGACCTCGATCACCGCCTCGACGATGCGGCAGCTGGAACCATGCTCCTGGGCGATGCGCACCAGGGCCTGGGTGTCCTTGGGAAAACACGAGCCGCCGTAGCCCGGCCCCGGATGCAGGAATTTCGAGCCGATGCGGCCGTCCATGCCCATGCCCTTGGCGACCGCGTGCACGTCGGCGCCGACCGTTTCGCACAGGGTCGAGATCTCGTTGATGAAACTGATCTTGGTGGCGAGGAAGGCATTGGCCGCGTACTTGATGAGTTCCGCGCTTTCGAGATTGGTGACGAGGATCGGCGTTTCGCGCAGGTTGAGCGGCCGGTAGAGCTCGCGCAGGCGCTTTTCCGCACGCGCACTCTCGCAGCCGATGACCACGCGGTCCGGCCGCATGAAGTCGGCGATGGCCGCGCCTTCACGCAGGAATTCGGGGTTGGAGGCGACGTCGAAATCGGCGCCGGCATTGGTTTCGCGCATGATGCGCGCGACATTGCGCGCGGTGCCCACCGGCACCGTCGACTTGTCGACGATGACGGTGTAGCCGT
The Pseudomonadota bacterium DNA segment above includes these coding regions:
- a CDS encoding UDP-glucose/GDP-mannose dehydrogenase family protein, giving the protein MKVVMIGTGYVGLVSGTCFAEFGADVTCVDVDANKIAKLDAGQMPIYEPGLAALVASNVGAGRLKFTTDIGPAVAGADLVFIAVGTPSRRGEGFADLSYVYEAARQIATHLNGYTVIVDKSTVPVGTARNVARIMRETNAGADFDVASNPEFLREGAAIADFMRPDRVVIGCESARAEKRLRELYRPLNLRETPILVTNLESAELIKYAANAFLATKISFINEISTLCETVGADVHAVAKGMGMDGRIGSKFLHPGPGYGGSCFPKDTQALVRIAQEHGSSCRIVEAVIEVNAAQKARMIKKIREALGGSEAGKTIGVLGLTFKPETDDMRDAPALSILPPLMEKGASIRAHDPQGMHEAKQYLPSGVHYCDDMYEVCTGADAVVVLTEWNAYRGMDLARVKRALKGAVFIDLRNVYERATLEDLGFAYHCIGR